From the genome of Streptomyces sp. NBC_01116, one region includes:
- a CDS encoding DUF1203 domain-containing protein encodes MTGHQPRPIDPAALAELRTADDAGRPCRPYPAAGGGHPLRCCLRGCRPGERIALVSYAPLRRWAAATGASPGAYDEQGPVFIHAEECPGPAPEQAGYPFARAGALRAVRRYDARGHIVGGRLLELPADPEKGFDAALDEAFADPEVVVAHVRAVEYGCFHFEVRRG; translated from the coding sequence ATGACCGGACATCAGCCACGCCCCATCGATCCCGCCGCCCTCGCCGAACTTCGCACCGCCGACGACGCGGGCCGGCCCTGCCGCCCGTACCCCGCGGCAGGGGGCGGCCACCCCCTGCGCTGCTGTCTGCGCGGCTGCCGGCCGGGGGAGCGCATCGCCCTCGTCTCCTACGCCCCGCTGCGACGCTGGGCCGCCGCGACCGGGGCGAGCCCGGGGGCGTACGACGAGCAGGGGCCCGTCTTCATCCATGCCGAGGAGTGCCCGGGACCGGCCCCGGAGCAAGCCGGATATCCCTTCGCGCGGGCGGGCGCGCTGCGCGCGGTGCGCCGCTACGACGCCCGGGGGCACATCGTGGGCGGCCGGCTGCTGGAGCTTCCGGCCGACCCGGAGAAGGGCTTCGACGCGGCCCTCGACGAGGCGTTCGCGGACCCCGAGGTGGTGGTGGCGCACGTGCGGGCCGTGGAGTACGGGTGCTTCCACTTCGAGGTGCGGCGAGGCTGA